The sequence below is a genomic window from Sphingobacterium sp. ML3W.
GAAGCTGGTAAACATTCTTTAAGTTCTTAGGAATGGATTGATACATATAAATCCATTGTTCTGCGGTACATCGCTTTTTCATTCCTTCAAAAGAGCGAACGAACAAATTCTCAATGATATACCTTACATATTCATTTCCCCTTCTGTATAGCCAACCGATAAGCTTAAGCTTTAACCCAATTTTCTCTATCTGTCCTGTGGAAAGTAACAGATTAATATGGTTGACGATTGCCTGAAATACGCCTGCAAAATTTTTATGGGCAGACAATTTATGTATTTCCTCTTTAATTTCCACATACTGAATTTCTAAGTAATCGCTTGCCTTTTTCTCGTTTATTCTTTCCATTAGTTCTCTAAAATTGTTTTTATATATCCTTTTCTTAATTCAACAGGAAATAGCTCCAAATGCTTTTTAAGGCTCCCTGGACTTTCTTCAAAAGACAATGCCGTTAAAAACTCATTTTCAATCGCATTTCGTGTATATTGGTTACCTTCCTGATAGAGAAGGTTAACCACCTTTGCAATTTCCTGTACACGCTCCATTTCGGTTACCGAGCCTGAGTAAATTTTTTGAAGACATATATCTACCAACCTGTTAAGTATTAGATCGTTTGCTACTGTATCTTCTTCATGTTCAATCTTCGCAATAGGATCAGCAGCTTCAGGAGTCCATTGACGAATGGTATTGATGATTTTTGTTTTCATTTTCCGATTAGATTTTTTCAAAGAAATCAATTGACTTAAAAAACAGACCAAAGCAGGCTAAACCTGCCAATACTAAAATTATTGTTATCATTTTTTTTAAAAATTTATGATTATACCACACTTATTTATTTCATAATTGCTCCGAAAATCAATACCAATACAGAAAGCAACAACGGGATGATTTAAGTCAATTTGAAAACGAAGGAGGTCTTTATGAGGTTTCCATTTTATGTTTTGTTGTTTCATTTTAAATACTATTTGTTATCTTAAATGCCAAATGGCATACCGCTATTAAAACAAAACACACAAAACACTTACAATCAACCACATATAACTTACTCATGCTTTATAACAAACAAAAACCGCTATCAAAATGATAGGGTTCTTCTCATAATGAGTAGATTATAATCATGGTTTATATTAGTCTATTGTGCGATATGGTGTAACATGGAATTGCTACATTTGGGCAGACAGAGAGTTAATTATATATCTTAACAAAAATTATGTCACGAGAAAGAAAAGCATACCCGAAGGAGTTTAAACCGATGAGTGTTGAACTGAGTAATACCCGGAGTGATATTGGTGCCTTGTCCAAATAATTGGACATAAAACCCTCGTTATTATACATTTGACGAAAAGAGTTTTCTAAAAGGTAGACCTCCAGCTTCCCCGGTAACGGAAAATTAATTTTGAGCGCAGCGGAACAAGAACTAGCTCAATTAAAAAAAGAGCTTCGGGAAACGCAAATGGAACGCGATATTTTAAACTATCTCGATACGTGATATATGGGACGTATCAAAAAAGGCTGTAGGCATTTTCTCCAAGAACGACAGTAAATATTCGGGTTCATAAAGAATCACCGTTCGATGTTTCCTGTCGGGAAAGTGTGTTATGTGTTTAAAGTCAGCAGATGTGAATTTTACACTTGGTTGAACAGAGCCAATGCCAGCATTAAAGCAGATGTAATTGGATAAAATTTAGTTACGAAAAAAGGTTTAGTAATCTTTCTTTTCATAATCTTATGATATAATTGTGTTTGGTTTATATTATGACTTGAAGTCATTGTGACACAAACTACGGAAAAAAAATCAAATAAAAAGACCCTAATAAACGCAATCGATTGTGTTTATTTTTATTTTGACAAAAAGGAGGTTTAGGTATTTCATCCTTGGACCTTCTATTAGGAAGGATACCCATTTGGACCAGCTCACTTTTAGAGTACCCAAGAACAGGTGATATGGCTATGTTCACGATTCTTCCTACACCAAGTCCACCTATCACCATAAGACGAGGCAAATTTCAATTTTTACCGGTGCATTTTTATAACATATTTTCCTACTCAAAGATTAGGCATTTTTCTATCTTTCAGAGTTGTTATGCTACTAATGGTGAAAAAAATAGTTATTTTTGGCATGACAATTACATTACAATTTATGGACAACAGGCTCAGGGACGTTTTTTTTTCAATTAGTGCGCATCGGATTATGGAACAAGGGATCACTCTATTCCTTATCCTGAAGAAAAGGATGCCGACTGGATGATGGATGAAATCTGGTATTCCGAAAATTTTGGCCAGCATGATGCTCGTTTCGAGGGTGGTAAGACTTCAGTTATTTCCGTACATCCTGAAGGGGGCCATAGACTATGGGCCAATTTTAAACGTTACTTTAAGTATGCACCGCAAGAAGTGCTTCTATTTCCTATCGTACATACCTATTCAAAATTTTTAGGCATCGATAAGGATTAGCTATAAATAGCAACGCATAATATAAAACAAACAATATTCAACTTTTGTTAATCAATCAACTTTCTATACATACAAGCAATTAAAACTATGAGCAAAAGAAAAGACAATTCAAGATGGCTAAATGTCGCTATTTCTTGGGGGGCGAGTATCGTCATCATCGGGGTACTATTCAAAATATTACACATAGGAGGTTCCTATGCCAACTACATGATCGGTATTGGTCTAGGCGTAGAGGCATTTCTCTTCTTCCTGATGGGATTCAATCCTCCTCCGCAAGAACCAGATTGGAGTCGTGTTTATCCGGAATTGGACGATAATTTTACAGGTGAGCGCCCTGTCCGTGGCGCAGCAGTTGTCAACCAACAAGCAGGTCCATCAGCAACTGTAGCGTTAGATAAAATGTTTGCTGATGCAAATATAGAACCCGCATCGATTGAAAATCTAGGTAGAGGCTTACGTGACTTTAGTGAAAAGATGTCAGCCATCAATAAGATTTCAGATGTATCGCTGGCGACAGAAGATTTCACTCAAAAGCTAAAATTGGCGACTTCAAAATTCGACCACATGAGCCAAGCGTTTGAAAAAGCATCTGCTAATTTGGTTCAAATGTCCAACTCTTCAGCCGATACGACAAGTTACCATGATCAGGTTCAAAAACTGACCGGCAATTTGCAACAGTTGAACGGGATGTACGAGCGTGAGCTTCAAGACTCTGCTTCACACCTCAAATCCATGAATCAGTTTTATGAAAATTTAAGTTATACGATGCAAAACTTCAACGAATCTTTGGACGATTCCAAGGCATTTAAAGAAGAAGTGGGCAAGCTTGCAAAAAACCTAAACGCATTGAATGCGATTTATGGCAATATGTTAAGTGCCATGAACCAACCTCGAGTATAATTCATCCTTGTATAATTTAATTCAACAAAAATGGCATTAGGAAGAGAAACTCCAAGACAAAGAATGATTAGCATTCTTTATCTGGTATTACTGGCGCTACTGGCGCTGAATGTACCCGATACCATCTTGGATGCATTTAAAAACATCAACAATAGCCTGGAAACTTCCCGGTCGAATGTCAACAATGCGGTGCAGCAATTGTTTACGTCATTTGAAAACACCAAACTGAAGGAAGAACCAGCACGCGCAAAGCCGATATACGATAAAGCAAAACAGGCACAGGCCATCATTGGCGACC
It includes:
- the gldL gene encoding gliding motility protein GldL; the protein is MSKRKDNSRWLNVAISWGASIVIIGVLFKILHIGGSYANYMIGIGLGVEAFLFFLMGFNPPPQEPDWSRVYPELDDNFTGERPVRGAAVVNQQAGPSATVALDKMFADANIEPASIENLGRGLRDFSEKMSAINKISDVSLATEDFTQKLKLATSKFDHMSQAFEKASANLVQMSNSSADTTSYHDQVQKLTGNLQQLNGMYERELQDSASHLKSMNQFYENLSYTMQNFNESLDDSKAFKEEVGKLAKNLNALNAIYGNMLSAMNQPRV